In Patescibacteria group bacterium, the DNA window CCGGGGACAAAGAGGACTCGTCGTTTCGCCGCCAAAAGCAGGTAAAACCTGGCTTCTTAAAGAAATTGCCAACGGCATTACGACTAATTTTCCGGACTATCATTTGATGGTAGCGCTAGTTGGCGAGCGGCCGGAAGAAGTCACCGACATTGCCCGAGGCACAAAAGGAGAGGTTATCGCTTCTAATTTTGATCAAACACCCAGAGAACAAGTAAGGGTGGCCGAAATAACCCTGGACCGGGCGCGCCGACTCGTGGAAATGGGTAAAAATGTGGTTATTCTTTTAGATTCCATCACGCGGCTGGCCCGCGCTTACAACCTGGCAATTCCGTCATCGGGACGGACCTTGTCCGGCGGTTTTGACCCGGCGGCCCTTTTCCCGCCCAAACAATTCCTGGGAGCGGCCCGCTGTGTCGAAGATGGCGGCTCCCTGACCATAATCGGCACCGCTTTAATTGACACCGACTCCCGGATGGACGATCTGATCTATGAAGAATTCAAAGGGACGGGCAACATGGAGTTGCATTTGGATCGGAAATTAGCGGAAAAGCGGGTTTTTCCGGCCATTGATGTGGCCCGGTCCGGAACCCGTAATTTTGAGCGTCTGGTGACACCGGAAAGATTAAAGCAACTGGACACTTTAATTAAAATGCTTCATCTTCTTAATGACGACGAGCGGACGCCCATGCTCATCGATAAACTTTCCCATACGAAGGACAATGAGGAATTCCTCGAGTCCCTAAAGCAGGGAGGCTAGCTCCAAATTTCAAATTGTAAATTTCAAATTAATCTGCTATTCTCTTTCCCGCATGGTCTTTAGGGAACTTGGCTGCGACCTGACGGAGTATTGTCACTCTGTCAGCTGGTACCTGAACCGCAAAGCAACTTACGCGGGAGTGGTTTTTGAAACCGGGAAAAGTCTGGTTGTCACCGTGCTTAAAGCCCGGCGGGGCACTTACCAAAAACCATTTCTCCACGCGGGAATGGTGATTATTACCGCAACCGCCGTCATTTCTGCGCCTTTAATTGTTAACGAATATCCGACAGCCGCGGCCGGCCGGGTGCTTTCCGCGGCGACTTCGCCCTCGGCAGTTCTTAATACCGCAGCTGATATTACCAATGTCGATACTGTCACTCAGGAATCGGAAAAACCCCGGCGGGATGTGGTGGAATACACGGTCCAGTCCGGCGACACCCTGTCCACTGTGGCCAAAAAATTCAGTAACGACAAACTGGGGATTACGGTCGATGTCGCCTCTATTTTAACTTTGAATAATATGATGGAAAGTAAAGTCTTAAAGCCGGGTGATGTGATTAAGATTCCGCCGGTTTCCGGGGTGATTGTCACGGTCAAGAAAGGGGATACGATCCAGTCGCTGGCCAAAAAGTATGGTTTGCCCAGCCCGCAGCCGATTGTTGACTGGCCTTATAATTCTTTTGCCAACGACGAAACTTTTGCTTTGACCGCCGGCCAAACGCTGGTGATTCCGGGCGGAGTGGCGCCGGAAGTGGCGGCCCCGGTAGCGCCGAGAATTATTAATGCGCCGTCGCTGTTCTCCGGCGGCACCGGCCAGTTTGTCTGGCCGACCAACGGGATTATTACCCAATATTTCTCCTGGTATCATCCGGCGGACGACATTGCCAACAATATCGGGACACCCATTCTGGCGGCCGATTCCGGGCGGGTAGTGACCGTGCTTTACCAAAACCATGATTACGGTTTCCATGTGATTATTGATCACGGCAACGGCTACCGGACCCTTTACGGCCATATGTCCCGCATTGATGTAACGGTTGGTCAAAATGTTTCCCGGGGACAACAGATTGGGCTGATGGGCTCAACGGGCCGGTCCACCGGACCGCATCTCCACTTCGAGATCTATCAGGGTGGGACAAGAGTAAACCCACTGGGGCTTCTGAAGTAAGTTACAATAGTTACATTAGTTACGATAGGTAAGAAAGAATAAGTGGACAAGATCCAGAGAAATGCCCGACTCTTGGAACGTCTCATTAAGTTTTCTCAAAAGGTTATCTCCTTGTGCAGAAAGTTGCCTCGAACATCGGTTAATCAACGTTTGGTACCTCAAGTAGCGGCTAGTTCTGATTCCATGCCAGCCAACTACGCCGAGGCCTGTGCAGCGGAAAGTAACGCCGACTTTGTTCATAAAATCAGGATCGTTATGAAAGAAGCCAACGAAACCCGAGTTCATTTGCGACTGTTATATGTGGCCAATCCTGACTTCCAGAGGGAAATCGTCGAGCTCGGGAAAGAATCAACGGAGTACATTAAGATCTTCTTTACAATCGAGAAAAAGTGCCGCCAGAAAAAGCCCTCTTAATTTTCTGAATCCCTAATGAACTGTTGTTACTATCGTAACTTACTCCTAGTGGACCCGCGGGGAATTGAACCCCGAACTCGTCAATGCGAATGACGCGGTATACCGTTTACCTACGGGCCCGAGGAATACATTATATCAAGTTATCGCCGAATCCGTTGTAACTATTGTAACTATTGTTACTGTTGTTACTGTTCTTTTACTTCTTCCTTGTTGGTTTCTGGTTTGAAATAATTACACTCTCTCTATGCCAGCCACTCCTGTTTATGGCCGCCGGGTTCTGACCCCGCAAACGATTTTTACCTATCTGGTTTTGGCGGTAGTGGCTTACGCCCTGGCGGTCTATATTTTTGCTAAAAATTCCGGGCGGCTGGCTTTACCGGGAGTAGGTCTTTCCCTTTCACAACCAGTCACAATATCTCTTAATGCACAAAATAATTCCGGGGAAACCGGAACGGCAACTTTGATGCCTGTCAACGACGGCACCCAAACCCAGGTAACCATTAATTTGCAAAATGCCCCAAGCACTCCTCAGCCGGCTCACATTCATATCGGTGTCTGTCCCAATCCGGGAGCAGTGAAGTACCCGCTTAGCGATGTCGTTTCCGGACAATCGACCACGGTGATTAACGCGACGCTGGAAGATTTTAAAAATATGGAACCGCTGGCAATTAATGTCCACCAGTCGCCAAACGATATTCAGACTTATGTCGCCTGCGGAGATATCAAGTTTTAACTAAATTTTGTTTTCTTCAGAAAGAATTTTGGCGGCTTAACAGCCGCCGCCTGTTGGCTCTTTCTTTGCTGGTGCGAAAGAAAGGGCCGCAAAGAAAGCACCCCCGAAAGAGCTTCGGACAAAACCACGCTTCAATTTCTCGGAAAAATTTTTCCGTTCAGGTACGGATGAGTGCCTCTCACTCCAAAATTTTTCCTCAATTTCCCCGGGTTTTGTCTCCTCGCTCTTTAAGGGGCCCCCATGGCGAAGTGAGTGTGCAAAATTCTCTGAGTTTTGCCGAGGAGACGGCCTGATGCTTGCGAATGCAAACAGACATGGCCGAGGTGATCCTCAAAAAACGAAGAGCTAATTTTGCCGCAAACGCAGACCGGGGTGCCCTTCTTTTATGTCCAATTTTCTTGGGCAAGCAAGAAAATGGACCCCCGGTTCCCGGAGGGAACGAATTTTAATTAAAGAAATAATTTAGAGAATTTGGTAAAATAAAAAGAGAAATTTTTGGGCCCGTAGGCTACCGGTAGACTGGTTCCATGGCATGGAACAGAAAGGGGTTCAATTCCCCTCGGGTCCACAACAAAATTTTTCCTCCTTCTTCGGTAACTTTTTTCCTGCAATTTATCGCTAAAAAGCGGCCTTACTCTTGACATTTTTTCACGGAGGGGTATAAATATATATAGTCGTAAAATGTCGTAATAAGTCGTGATAAAGCTTAGCCTGAGAAGCTAAATCCCATTCCGAACGATAAATTAATTTCCACTGAAGAATTAATTAATCAGGCTAAAGCCAGGGGTTTTCTTTTTGGTGCCGGCAAACCGGTTTTTCTGCTTCATTACTACACTCAATTGGGTCTGATTCCTAATGCCGTCCGGATGCGGCTTGAAGGAGTCAAGGGACACACTGTCGGTTGCTATCCAGAAACAGTGGTGGAAACACTTTTAAAAATTCAAGAACTGCGCCAAGGCGGGTTGGTGATGGAGCAGATTAAGTCCAAAATTCTGGCAAACACTTCGGAAACGGATAATAACTTAATTTCCCTCGAAGAGCTAATCAACCGGGCCAGGGTGGCCGGTTTTATTTTTGGAGCCGGCAAACCCAGTTTCCTGCTGCACTATTACACTCAGTTGGGAATCTTACCTAAAGCGGTCAGACTCCGTCTAAACGGTATCAAAGGACATACAGTAGGCTGCTATCCGGCGGAAGCAGTAGAGACCCTGCTAAAAATCCAGAAACTGCGCCGGGAAGGAGTGGCGGTCAAGGATATCGCCCAAACGCTGGGCAACGAAGGGATTAAGCCGGCAGCCCGGCGGGAGGAAGCCGAAACTTTGGAAATTCTCCGGGTCGCGGCCCAAGCCCCGGTCCGCTATCAAGCCGAAACCGAAGCCGGCAGGCTGGCCGGATATTTCCAACCCCCACCGCCAGAGAGACAAGAAACAAGATACAAGATACAAGAAACAAAGAAAACACAAGATGCAAAAGAAACAAAAGAGAAGAGAAGCTGGAAAAGCTTTGCTTACACTCTTCCGGCAGTTTTAGCTACTATCCTTCTGCTGTTAACTACCGGCCTGAATATATATATTACTTCCTATCAGAAGAAAGTGGCTTCTGACCGGAATTTGCAGGCGGTCTTGGCCGAAAGCAGCAGCCAAAACTTTTTAGACATCCGGGCGGATACCGATGTTTCCGGAAGACTGACCGTGTGGGGGAAAGATGTCTTAACAGAAGCGACTTTAGCTTCTTCTTCCCCCTACCTTAGCAACTTAAACCAAAGCCTCAGCACGACGGCCACTCCTACTTTTGCCAACCTTACCTTAACCGCCGGCAAGATTGTCCTGGAAGACAAAACGCAAACTTTAAAAAACAAGACCATTGATGGCGGGAGTAATACCCTGACAAATATCTCAAACTCCTCACTTTCTAACTCCAAAGTCACCGTGACGGCCGGCACCAACCTGACCGGGGGCGGGGATGTCGTCTTAGGTGACAGCACCACGATTGGTTTGAAGGATAACATTAACATTGCTTCTTTGTCGGCTACTTCAGTTTTTGTTAACGGTGACGCCACGGTGGCCGGGAATTTGCTGCCGGGAACAAATAGTGCCAACGATTTAGGCAGCAGTGATCATTACTGGCACAGTCTCTATGTTAATAATATCTACGGCCCGCCGGTGGGGTCTTTTTGGTTCTGGCAAAGGGCTGCCGGGGCAGTGGCTCCGACGAACATCACTGATGATCTGCTTTTGGGCAGTACAGCCACAGCCACGGCCCAAATTGCTCTGAACGCGACCAACGGGAACATCACGACCAAGGGGACGATAAATGGGCTGGGAATAACCTCGGCCACTATTGACACGGGGACGTGGCAGGCAACGGCTATCGGAACCCAATATGGCGGGACCGGCCAAAACTGGAGCAGTGTGGCCCAGGGCAACCTGCCCTACTTTAGCGCTTCAGGGACCATGGGGACTTTGGCGCCGGACACGGTCAACAAGCTCTTAACGACCGGAGGCGCGGGGGCTAACCCCAGCTGGCAAAGTTTAGTCAATTTGCTTTCAGCCGGAACCGACATTTCTTTTGGAGGCAGCGAAGTGGTCACGGTTAACGACACTGCCACTTTAAACACCGTCACCGGCCGGGGGGCAACCACCGCTAACGCCATTACCCTAACCGGAGCGGGAACGGCTTTAACCGTGTCTAATAACGCCACGGTTTCTGGGACTTTAGGGGTTGGGGGAGAAGCCAGTATCAGTGGTAAACTAATTTTAGGGTCAAACACCGCCCAGATTAACGCGACCAGTAATAATGATTTGCAGCTGGGCTTTCAAAACACCGGCACCGTCCGGTTTCTAAATACCAGTAACTACCTTGACGCCAGCGGCAATTTTTACCTTTCCGGCAACCTCATTGCCAGCGGGACAACCGTCGGTTTCTGGCAGCGCACTGCCGGTTCCCTGGCTCCGATTAATATTACTGACGACTTGAATTTAGGCGCGACCGGTACCAGTTCGGCTCTGGTCCATTTTGGCGGCACTTCCGGCCAAGGGAACTTTATCAACACCGGCGCCGGGGTGGGCATCGGGACTACCGACACCACCGAAATGCTTAATGTCAACGGGAGGCTTTTGTTAAGTCAGGTGAGTGCTCCCGGAGTGTTAACCGACAAACTCTACAATTTAGGCGGCGCTTTAACCTGGGCGGGCAACGCTGTTTGTACCGCGGCCGGCAACTGCGCCGGGACAGCCAGTGCCTTAGGCGGGTCAGGGGGAGCGGGGTATATTTCCAAATGGTCTGGTACTTACAGTCTAACCACAAGTCCGCTTTATGTGGATGGTTCCGGCCAAGTGGGGATCGGGACGACCAGTCCGGCAGCCCAGTTTGCCGTCGGGGCCAATTCCGGCTTAACCATTAACGGGACCGGGGACATTGTCGCCCGGACTTTTAACGGCAATACCATCGCCACAGGGTCAGCGACTTTTACCATTCCGGCCAGCGGGACGGCAGCTTTAGGCACCGGGACTGCTAATCAGGTAGCCTACTGGTCAGGCACCAACACTTTAACTTCCGAAGCCCAGTTAGCTCCTTCCCGGGGAGGCACGGGGGCTGACTGGAGTTTGGTAGCCCAGGGATCGCTGCCATATTTCTCGGGAACCGGCACTCTTAGCACTTTGGGAGCGGGGACTGCTAACCAGGTCTTAACTACCGGTGGGGGCGGGGCAGACCCGGGTTGGACCAACATAGCTTCTTTAGTGACTCAAACCGGAAACATCTCTATCACCGGAACTCAGACTTTAAGCGTGAACACCGTCATGAACCCGACTTTTAGCACTTCGGTCACGACACCGCTAATTTACGGGGGAACCGGAGCTGGTTCTACCTTAACTTTAGCCGGGACTTCCAACGGCTCGCCGGTTAACGCTTATGTTTTGCTTAACCCGGCCGGTCAGGGCAATGTGGGCATCGGGACGACTAACCCTGTAACAACACTCCATGTATACAATGCCGGCGGAAATGACAACGGCGATGTTCAAATTTCAGGTACCACGAACCCGTCTATCGCTCTCGTAGACACCGGTGTGCAGGGATATGGCCTTTACATAGACACGAGTGACAGTAATAAGCTTAAGTTAACTAATGCGAATGCCGGCGTGTCCGCTGGCACACCACTTATGACGATCACCAGCGCTGGCAATGTTGGCATCGGAACGACGGGACCAAGTAAATTACTTGATGTATATAAATCTCAAAGCAGTGTCACCGACGAGTCGCAAGCGGCAGCGGCTTTCGGTGTCACTACGACGGGAGGTATCTATGGATATATCACTCCTAATCAGACTGGAAAAACAGTCACATTCGCTGGAGTTCGAGGCGGTCAGGCTAACGACGTATCGCTGCTCTTTAACCCAGCTGGCGGCAACGTCGGCATCGGGACGACGGGACCTTTGGGCAAGTTAGATGTCGGCAACCAAATGTATGTTCAGTCAAACGGAACCATCGAGAGTCCAGGCAGCAAGAACACGACTAACGGAATGATTGAAACATACTATAATGCTGGTGACAGATATGGTTTAGGTCAACTTTCCAATGGAGTAACAGCTTTGTACACATCCGATGCTTACAGCCCCAGCTCAATACAGTTTGGAAGAATAGACAGCAGCAACAATTTCATCTCTCTGATGGATATTACCCATGGTGGCAATGTCGGCATCGGGACGACGAGTCCGGGCTATCTTTTAACCGTTAACTCCAGCACCCCAGGCTGCAACGGGTGTACCGCCTGGACAAACTACTCTGATATCCGCCTAAAGGAAAACATTGCTTCCGTCTCCGGGGGAATTTTAGACAAAATTTTGCAACTAAACCCGGTGACTTTTAACTACAACGACACCTACTATACCCAAACGGGTTATTCCCGCCCTGATGGCCAAACACCAACTTACACTGGCTTTATTGCCCAGCAGTTGCAAACGATTTTTCCGGAAATGGTTTCCACCTCCAGTAATGGTTATCTTGACACCAACCTTTCCAACTTGCAGATCTATCTGGTTAAAGGTATGCAGGAACAACAGGGAGAAATTGCTTCCCAGTCGGCCGATATTGCCACCATGTCAGCCACACTTTCGGCCTGGAATGATTTGCTAGGCACCCCATCCGCCTCTCTGGCCGACTCGGTGGCCCACCTGGACGGCTTATCAGCCGATATTTCTACTCTCATGGCGGATAACCTGCAGATTAAGTCCGATATCGAGCTTCTGAAAGAGCAAATGGCCACAGTTTCCGCTAATTTGGCCCAGGTGCAAAGTCAAACCGCTTCCAATTCCGCTTCTCTGGCTTCCTTAAGTCCCTTAAGTAACTTAAGCATCTTAAGTGATCTGGAAGTCTCGACGGTTTCGGCTTCCTTTGCCAACTTTTCTGATACCTTAAAAGTGGTCGGCAAAACGGACCTGGCTGATACTAACATCGGGGGCAGCTTGACCGTGGGGTTGCTGCACTTTGACGATTTGAAAGCGGAAATCTCTTCCTTAACCGGCACCGTCACCGTTAACAGTAATTTGCAGGTGGCCGGAGATGCCGAGGTTATGGGCAGCGCGACCGTTTCCGGCCAGCTGGCAGTGCGCGGAGGTATTGTCGTTAAAGATGCCGTTTCCGGAGAAAATTATTGTCTCCGGGTGGAAAACGGGGTGATGACCAACACTAAGGGAGACTGCAAATGATTCGACAATGCCTTAGCCCTGTCGGGTTTATAACCAGGAAAGCGCTTTAAGATCTGGTCCTTAGAGCCGAACATTTTCTTTAAAGAAGAGGCTACATGTGTTAATCTGAAATTATGCCAAAAGTTTTGGCCCTGGTTTTGTTGGTAGTCATGCTTTTCGCAGCTACCGGGCCGGCATTGGCGGCCTCGTTCGAAGCCGATATTGCTTCCTCATATCCGATTGCTGATAGCCAGGCAGTCTCCGGCGACATTTTGATTGCCACAAACCAGGGAATTTCCCGGGCTTCTACCGAATATGACCAGAGACTGTTTGGCGTTTTGACGGATAAAGCGATCATGGTTTTCCGCTCGGCCGATCCCAATAACAAGCCTGTTTCCCGTTCCGGAATTGCCGTGGTGAATGTGACTAACGCCAATGGTCCGATTTCTAAGGGCGACTACATCACCTCCTCCGCGACTCCCGGCAAAGGAGAAAAAGCAACCATCTCCGGTTATGTGGTGGGCCAGGCGCTGGAAGACATGACCGGTTCCAGCGGCCAGATATCGGTGGCTGTCAGAGTTGAATACGCCGAAATCAGTAATGCCCGGACGCTCTCCAGACTGGTCGACTATGTGACCGCCGATGTTTTTCGCAATGTCAAAGATCAGGGTCAGTTATCAATGGTGTTGCGCTACATTATTGCCGGCTTAATTATGCTGACTTCGATTGCTATTTCCTTTGTCACTTTTTCCCGTTCCGTCCCTAAAGCCATTGAAGCGATTGGTCGTAATCCCTTGGCCAGGACAAGTATCATGATCTCTTTAAGCATGTCCATAGGACTGGTAATCGCGACAATTGGATTAGGTTTAGCGGCAAGTATTGTAATCCTGAGGATTTAACTTTAATCTAAACTAGATATTAGAAACTTTCATAGTGACCGAGCAGCTTTTTATCATCTTTTTATTAATAGTAGGCATCAGCCAATTGGTCCTGGCCATCTATCTTTTGGGTCTTGGCAGCAAGGTCAGGTCCCTTTTAACACTGGCAAAGTCCAATTCCTTGCCCGGCCGGGGAGAGCGGGCGATGAAGATTCTGGGCGGGGCATATTCCCAGGCCAAGAATATCCTTTCCCAGGCAGAATTAACAGGAATTAAAATGCACGCCGAAACCTCGCTGGAAAACAAGAAAATAGCCGACCAATTTGCCCGTGAGATGGCGGTCTCCAGTTCAAGAATTGAACAAATTATGTTTGCGGCCACGGATAAAGCCAATTCCCAGTTTGTCTCATTTTTGGATGACCTTAAAAACCATTCCCAGAAGGAAGAAGAGCTGGTTGTGGCCGACAGCCGCCAGCGGGTAGGGGCTTTTCTCGATAATTTTGAAAAAGAAATGGCCGAGGCGGTTAAAGCGGACATGGATAAAACTCAAAAAGCTCTGGCCGACTACAAAACAGCCCGGATGGCAGCTTTGGACGAAAGTTTTATCGCGGCCGCGCAGCGGGCTCTGGAAATAATCCTTTCAAAACGAATCAATCTGGCCGACCAGGCGGAACTAGTAAACGAAGCCCTGGAACAAGCTAAAAAAGAGAAACTCATCACCTAATTTTCAATTTGGAATTCGAAATTTGAACTGAATTTTTCAAATTTAAATTTGAATTGTTTGAAACATTTATTTCAAATTGTAAATTTCAAAGTTCAAATTGTCTTTAGTTTCTCAAATCTTAACTACTTGTCTCACTAAATCCGCTGCTCTGCGGGAACTAAGTAGCGTGGAGGATCAGGTCCGGGCGCGCAAGGTCAGCCGGGAGGACTTTGATAAGGCCAGAGAAGAAATTAAAACCATCGAGCCGCTTTATCTTTATCTGCCGGCGCAGGTCCCGGAAGAAAATTTGCAGTCGATAGTTGGCAAGCTGCGCCGCGATTACGGTGATAGGTTTTTAATCGAGATTAAAATCGATCCGGCGCTTCTGGGTGGCTGCGCCCTGTCGTATAAGGGAATCTATAAAGACTATTCGTTAAAAGCTAAGCTGGAGAAAAATAGAGAAGCACTGAAGAAAGAGTTTGACAAATTTTTAATTTGAAATTTGAAATTTGAATTCAAATTGTAAATTGTAAATTTAAAATTGTTTATGGAAATTGGTTATGTTAAAGCCATCAGGGGTCCAATAGTTTATCTTGATGGCCTGCCTGGCGCCAAGCTGGGGGATATTGTCGAATCGGACGGGGGAGCTTCGGGCTTTGTTTCAGGATTGAACTCAGACAGTGTCGAAATCCTGATTATCCGCAATGATGATGTCAAACCGGGGACCGCCTTTAAACCTACAGGTAGAAATTTAGCGGTGCCGGTGGGGGATTTTTTGCTGGGGCGGGGTATTAACCCTTTAGGCGAGCCGATTGACGACAAGGGAGCAATCTCGAAAAATCAAGAGGTTTTGCAGCCATTGGATCAGATTGCTCCGGGGGTGGCCGGCCGGGAGTTTATTCAGGAACAGTTTGTAACTGGCGTTAGCCTGGTAGATACTATTGTTCCCATCGGCCGCGGTCAGAGGGAACTGATTTTGGGAGATGCTCGATCCGGAAAGACGGGTTTTTTAATTGATGTTGTCATTAATCAGAAACATCAGGATACTATCTGTGTTTACGCTTGCATTGGTAAACCAGCCACTGATGTCTACGATTTGATGGCAGCGGTTAAGCGGGAGAAGGCTCTGGATAAAACCATTTTTGTCGTTTCTTTTTCCGCCGATGCCGCGCCGCTTATCTACTTGACGCCAAAAGCGGCATTTGCTGTGGCCGGTTACTTCCAAAAGCAAGGGAAAAATGTTCTGGTGATTTTGGACGATTTGGGAGCGCACGCCAAGATTTATCGGGAAATTTCTCTTTTAGCCGAGCGCACCCCCGGGCGAGAAGCTTATCCCGGGGATATCTTTTATGAGCATGCTCATCTTTTAGAAAGGGCAGGTAAATTTAATAAACAAACCGGTGGAGGGTCAATTACCGCTTTACCCGTCGTTGAACTGGGATTAACCGATTTTGTCGGCTTTATTCCCACCAATATTATGTCCATGACCGACGGCCACCTGCTGTTTTCCGCCAATCTTTATAATCAGGGCCAACGGCCGGCCGTTGACTTGCTTTTGTCCGTCTCTCGGGTTGGTCAACAGACTCAAAAACATGTTCAAACTGACTTGGCGTTTAAGATTAAACAAATGGTTAACGAAGCCGACCGATTGGCCTCATTATCTTCTTTTAGTACCGAACTTCCTCCCGAAACCAGGTTGCTCTTGATTCGGAGAGAGATGATTATGGAAATTTTACGCCAACCGCCGTCAGTCAACATCAGCCCGGCCAAACAAATCGTATTGCTGGCCTTGCCGTTTTGTCATTTTATTGAGATTAAAGACGAAAAGTTCCTAGTGGCCTTCAAAAAAACCGTTCTGGATGCCCTGGATACCGAGCCGAGACTCAAAGAATTCGTCAGCAAAGCTTTGGACTTACCCTCCGCGAATGAGCTGATTAAAGGACTGGAAGAACTAGGTCCGGTTATTATGGGCATCATCGGTAAAGTTAAACCCGAAGGTCCGGCCACAGCCGCGCCGGCAATTGAAGCTGCGTATCCGGGGGTAAAGTACCCGAATTCAGCAGACAAACAGGTAGGCACAGACAGACACTGACAGGTACAGTGGACCTTAAGACTTTTCTGTCAGCGTCTGGCATGTCTGTTAAGGTCTATTTTAAATGATTGCTCTTATTGACCCAATTCACGAGAATATTAAAACCGGTGAAACTATCCGGATAATGGCGGAGGCTTACTCGGAGCTGTCGGTTTCCCGACTTAACCGGATCCGAGTAAAAATTGAGCGCAACCGCCTTTTTGCCCTGGATCTAGCTCAGGCCTTTCACGAGGTTCGAGCAGCGGCCAGCATCTTTAATTTCAAGAATAAACCGGTTCGCAAACCTAAACTAAATGTTCTCCTGTTTTCCAATCATGGTTATTTTTTAAGTTTAGAAACACAAATGGTTCGCTTTTTCCGGGAGCAAGGGGATGACGGAGATATTCTAGTGATAGGCCGCAGCGGGGCGGAAATTTTCGCCGGCCAGGGCTACACCAAACATTTTGATATCCTGATTTTTCCGACTGATTTGCCCCGCAGTCTGGAGCTAGCCAAGGCTTCAGAACGACTGAAAGGCTATGATCGGGTTTCGGTCTTTTATCCCCAGTTTAAAACAGTAGCTACACAGATTCCCGTGTCATTTGACATTACCGGCGATTTAGGCCGGATTGAGAAAACCAATCATTCACCAGCTCCGGCTATTTTGGAACCGGAAGCGCCGAAAATGCTGGAGTTTTTTGAGGGCCAGATTGTCCGGTTGCTTTTGGAACAAGCTTTTTTGGAAGCGGAACTGGCTCGCACGGCTGCTAGGCTTTTAATGATGGATTCCACCCAAAATCGGGCCAGAGATTATATTAGAGCACAAGAGAAAGTCTTACGAACTCATATGAAAGAGAAGCAGGAAGGAAAGATTCTAGAACTGAGCTTGGGTTTTCTGGCGAGAAAGCGCAGGCAATTTTAAATTTCCAATTTTGTTAAAATTATTCGTTTTGTTCAGAATCTTGGCAAAGTCTAAGTTTAGAATTTAAAGTTGGAATGTAGTGTTTTGTTATACTGACTGTATGCCCAAAGATACCGAAGGTTATAAAGTTAAAGGCAAAGTCGTTCAGGTTAAGGGCCAAGTGGCGGTAGTGGAAATTATTTCCGACGCCCGACCCGCCTTGTATGAGCTTTTAGTGGCAACCGACGATCCAGAAATTAAGTTCGAGGTTTACTACCAATCAGAAGATGTTACCATGTGCGTTATTCTCTCAGAAGGTAACAAAATCGTGCGAGGAATGGAAGTGACCGGTACTGGGGAAGAG includes these proteins:
- a CDS encoding F0F1 ATP synthase subunit gamma, with product MIALIDPIHENIKTGETIRIMAEAYSELSVSRLNRIRVKIERNRLFALDLAQAFHEVRAAASIFNFKNKPVRKPKLNVLLFSNHGYFLSLETQMVRFFREQGDDGDILVIGRSGAEIFAGQGYTKHFDILIFPTDLPRSLELAKASERLKGYDRVSVFYPQFKTVATQIPVSFDITGDLGRIEKTNHSPAPAILEPEAPKMLEFFEGQIVRLLLEQAFLEAELARTAARLLMMDSTQNRARDYIRAQEKVLRTHMKEKQEGKILELSLGFLARKRRQF